A DNA window from Ranitomeya imitator isolate aRanImi1 chromosome 2, aRanImi1.pri, whole genome shotgun sequence contains the following coding sequences:
- the LOC138667038 gene encoding gastrula zinc finger protein XlCGF26.1-like produces the protein MGDEWCEEDILTGNHTDDCTRSVEKFFSDFKADDHNITPDTYEEHAIVPDIPSDLHHNGLSSDTFDLALSTDSFKNENNRIYHEYQRSHTRKKPFSCLMCGKSFTAKTNLARHEKIHTGDKAFPCPQCGKCFTDKSCVVRHQRVHKDEWPFSCSECGKCFKDKSNLITHQRIHTGEKLFSCLECGKRFTAQSNLAKHEKIHKGEKPFSCSQCRKCFSNKSNLLAHLKIHTGEKPFSCSQCGKCFKEKSCLVRHQRIHTGEKPFSCSECGKCFIEKTHLLEHQRIHTGEKLFLCSECGKCFSQKTKLVTHQRIHTGEKPFSCLECGKSFTEKSYLVTHQRIHTGEKIFSCSECGKCFTDNSTLFGHRKIHTGEKPFSCSECGKCFARKSAVIRHQRSHTGEKPFSCSECDKCYATKYVLAKHQTIHTGERQFSCS, from the exons atggGTGATGAGTGGTGTGAAGAGGATATTCTTACAGGTAACcacacag atgactgtaccagaagCGTAGAGAAATTCTTTTCAGATTTTAAAGCAGATGATCATAATATTACACCAGATACATATGAAGAGCATGCCATTGTCCCAGATATACCTTCAGATCTACACCATAATGGTCTGTCATCTGATACTTTTGACTTGGCGCTATCTACGGATTCATTTAAAAAtgaaaataacagaatttatcatgAATATCAAAGATCTCACACAAgaaagaaaccattttcatgtttaaTGTGTGGGAAAAGTTTTACAGCTAAAACAAATCTTGCTAGAcatgagaaaattcacacaggggataaGGCATTTCCTTGTCcccaatgtgggaaatgttttacagacaaATCATgtgttgttagacatcagagagttCACAAAGATGAatggccattttcatgttcagaatgtgggaagtgcttTAAAGATAAATCAAATCTTAttacacatcaaagaattcacacaggggagaagttattttcatgtttggaatgtgggaaacgttttacagCTCAATCAAATCTTGCTAAGCACGAGAAAATTCAcaaaggggagaagccattttcatgttcccaATGTAGGAAATGTTTTTCAAACAAATCAAATCTTCTAGCACAtttgaaaattcacacaggggagaagccattttcatgttcccaatgtgggaaatgttttaaagagAAATCCTGTttggttagacatcagagaatccacacaggggaaaagccattttcatgttcagaatgtgggaaatgttttatagagaAAACACATCTTCTtgaacatcaaagaattcacacaggggaaaagttaTTTttgtgctcagaatgtggaaaatgttttagtcaGAAAACAaagcttgttacacatcagagaattcacactggggagaagccattttcgtgCTTAGAATGTGGTAAATCTTTTACAGAGAAATCATATCTTGTGactcatcagagaattcacacaggagagaagatattttcatgttcagaatgtgggaaatgttttacagataattCAACTCTTTTTGGACATcgaaaaattcacacaggggaaaagccattctcatgttcagaatgtgggaaatgttttgcacgaaAATCTGCTGTCattagacatcagagaagtcacacaggggagaagccattctcatgttcagaatgtgataaATGTTATGCCACGAAGTATGTGCTTGCTAAACATCAAACAATTCATACAGGAGAGAGGCAATTTTCATGTtcctaa